Below is a genomic region from Miscanthus floridulus cultivar M001 chromosome 1, ASM1932011v1, whole genome shotgun sequence.
gaggcaaaggaagtatctcgtgggagcatggattccctcaggacagaccttcctacagaagtcgccagagaaagaaggaagaagaggcacagcggctccagaggttggaggaagcggtgcgtgaagcacaggagcaggagaaaaaccttgaagcgagaatgcaggaggaaatcagaaggcaagtgcaaatagcagtgagtgcaagcaagcaggcatcagagccaggaatcaacattagccaatctgttcagttgaaaagcagctgcgcttccacggagataccaaatcaaggggacacaggactacgcttccctgtggatgacatcactgaaccttgtacaacgtgtgagctacacattccgaaggagaattccacaatcaaggtggctatcggtcttgttaatcctatcgaccgaaccaagacaccaaggattcatgggaatataatccaagaaggatatgctaccatctcggtagataaagctgaaaaaggttttagtgatttgcctcttgacattcctggaggtgatggcgagaagactctaggagaagcgaagaagacattcattctatggcgcaagcgctacatcatcattccagggatgtcggctccacctcctcctgaactacctcaccataggtacgtgcggatgaaaacactacatcattaatttgtattggcttaaataattaataatctgctcataataatatgtcattcctttttttgtagcagatcctcccccaatctaaatccaattgttcaatcgccagatcatcatagtgctctatacgatgacattgtgttggaagacgaggctgcatccacaccatctccaaggaggtctccaacgtcgcagctgccacctccaaggaggtctccaacgccgctgccaacacctccaaggaggtctccaatgcctcccccgcccccgcctaccaagaagcctatcAAGAGACCAGCCCCTcaaatgaagaaccagtccccacctgcaaagaaagccactgtgaaaccaagggctattcccaaaataatatctgaagagaaagaagaaggaactgatgcgtataaaaaagacatgtctagattctatgacaaacttaaaatgaatcaagaagcatggagaaacccggagaaaccgtacttcttcgtagctccagatattctaagaaaaaaggtgacttcttaccagcaacaacagcgggaatctcgtaagccgtccaaatcaacgttatcagactatgaccgcactctcaccaagtcaattgaggcagcacagaaaaagaagcgggcagggaaaggagttgcccaactcggataacaagcgcaccaatcaatccccccgctagttgttggtaatgaatatggttcgaatttaggattaatgcatcaggcaaacatacctccggatgtcgatttggatcaccttggtgaatttcttgatgagactggtctcgacctttaccagatgtttggtgatggaaacattgagagtgcggcggaggttgatatttggaagaaaaaatttgtactaggccagagtctatacaaccctcaagccttatctgatctggggacacaaatgtacctgctaaacaagtggtacatgcaggcgtctaccagtggagacttctgcgttggtgtcagaattagagacgaacattggttccgtggcgatgatgttatgtatgttgactttgcagaatttcatcaactatgccacctgacctctctggacaaagttatcattagctgctattgcctataagtaataattctttcgatctattattaaactcatcatatgtgtgtatatgcatataaattatcctaacaagtactatatatatgcagatttacaatgacagagctcagaaaggaaggctgcaatgaaattggttttgttgatccccatatagtattcaaagacccaattactccaaagactaattggaagtctgagtcagagagtaacctcatgaacttcttagtgaaccaacgccacaagaaggatatactctttccctataacttcaagtgagtgttaatcatgtcgatcatagccttaatggctcatatgttgattctagttaattaatgagtgttatgcgttatatcctataaacacatgcagcaatcactggatattgatggacatcgatctggtgaaaagtcacttgataatctatgactcgatgagaaaaccacaacaagactaccaagatatgatagatattatccagaggtaatttcgggatctctagcaattATATATACActcaaacatgatgattaactatatctgatgacgtggcaaattttttattgggcagtgtttggaaaacctttattgagaagcaacacatggaaaaaagcaaagcgccactgaatgtaatccctttgaaagtaagtcccctgaatcgcatcatctttattaattaaacatatagctttcaccggatcaccagattggatgacaaatctttttctcgtaaagtggtgtctgaggcaggaacaggggaacaactactgtggttactatgtttgcaagtttatcaaggtgctctcccaaagaactcctacagagagactcaaagtacgttaaaaatacactatatattcatttaattattattattgattgtgttactatgtctttatatatatatatgtacatatattaatttattttcctttaattcaaacctgtagactcgatggttggaggaaaaggtcatatggcaagaccaaatcaaagcaattcaagagtctatagtcggattttttaatgagcaggtcatcgattccaagggcgagttctacttcgacccaacactgccattgaagccaagctagaggatgagaggaaacttattatgtcacaacaactataatgcaatcttttgtaatatatgcacatgaaataatataatgtaaaatacacatatgcatgcatgcatgtaaatatatatatgatgcatgcatgcatatatatatatatatatttctatgcttgaattgtgtgatttaatacgttcattgtgcttgaaccgaaacatactatatgcgcgtataaatgtataattagcagcgtacaatacgacttcgaaaacctattttgaaaagaaaacaaaaaaaatgaaaagaaaagaaaaaagaaaaaaacctttagtcccggttcgtattaccaaccgggactaaaggtgccgtccatcgtggcatgtcaggaggcacctttagtcccggttggtgttacccaccgggactaaaggtcctcctttagtcccggttcctgacctgggactaaaggaccccccccccccccccctttagtcccggatgcttgctcccgggtggggaaccgggactagagggggttccccaccgggagtaaagctcggttctctaccagtgcccATGACCATGAGATACCCTAGTGATGCCTGCTTTTAGATATCTGAAAGTCTGAGAACGTTGCTCGCCAGGCAAGGtgaccttttttcttaaaagaaGGGTTATGTCTCTTATTTTTTGCAACCAAGGATCTCTAAGACGTCGACACGTAATCTGCCTTTTATTTTTTGCAACTAAAACATATAGATATTTTCACCACTCTGGCTTGCTGATCTGATCTGTAGAATGTATTCTTGTATTTGAATCTTTGATTCTACCCTTGAGTTTCTTTTGAAACGCAGAGTGTTTGTCTGAATACTGTCATTTTCTTGTGTTAAGTCCCATTTGCTCAAACTGGCCTTCATTCTAGTGCTTTGCAAACTCACTCACTAGTGATTTAGCTATTGTCACACAAGTGCTTGGTTGCCCCGTGCAACTCCTGTCATCTACATTCTTGTGTCTGAAATATTGTTCTGCTTATCTATCACGAGAGAAACGCTAGTGTTGACTGCTTTTAGAACTCTGAAGTCTAAGaacacatatatattgttgccacTCTGGCTTGCTGAACACATAATTTATGTCTGAAGTACGTACCTATTTGCACGCTGCTTTTCATTCTTGTGTTTTCCACACTAGTAATGAGTGCTTTTAGAATTCTGAAAGTCTGAGAATGGTGCTATCCAGGCAAGGTGGTCTTTCTTAAAATAAAAAAAGGTGTCCCATTTTTTGCAACTATGGATCTCTAAGAAATTGCCACGTAATCTGCCTTTCCTTTTTCACAGCTagaacatatacatgttgtcagtTAGCTTTCTGATCCGAAGAGTGAAATCCAGGCAGCACGCTCGGGCAGGATTTAGGGGGCCATGGAGGGTCTGATAATGCTGGCACAAAACCAGGCTGGCTCCTTGAAGGGTGAGTGCTAGCCTTCAATTCATCTAAGCAGTGCAAAAGTGATGTGCAAGTAGCAATGTTGATTCCTTAGATTGTTCTTTTTATTTATAAGATGGATCCAAATTCAACATATTTGCTAGAAATTAGACTGTTTGGCAACAAAAAGAAAGTTAGAAAGGATTTTAGGTGTTTCTGTTTTGATATGACTATTGATTCAGATTTGACAAACTATAAGGATTTACTTGAAGAGATTGTAGAGAAGTACCCGCCAGGTTATTTGGAAGTAGCTCATCTTCAGTACTATGACCATGATATGAAAGAATTCCCTGAAGTTCATTCTGACCAAGATTTGTTGTCTATGTATGAGAAAAATTCAAAGACAAAGGTTGTCGACATGTTCATTTCTTACTGTGATCCCCCTGAACCATTGGAGCCCATCAAATAGTGGCATAGTGATGTGCAAAAGCAGGCTGCAACCAAGAATGTTGCAGAAGATGAGGATAGGTACCTTTGCAACCCAGTACCAGAGAATGAGCATGTAGGTGTTGATGATGAGGTCATGTACTTAGAGAAGATACCTTGTGAAGATACAAATATGGCTATAATTGTGCATAAGGATCAGGACAAAGAAAAGGTTGAGAGTGAGGataaggatgaggatgaggatgaggatgaggatgaggatgaggatgaggatgaggatgaggatgaggatgcggATGCGGATGAGGATGAATTGGAGATTGAGTCAGGGACTGAATTAGAGGATGGCCAAGAGTTGGTAGGACATGAGGTAGAACATATTCCAAACAAGGAATATAATAAAGAAGACCCTCCAATGGTAGTTGGCTCAACATATCCTAGCATGGCAGAGTTTAAGATTGCATTATCTCAACATGCAATCAAACGTGAATTTGAGTATAACACAGAGAAGAGTGCACCATCTAGGTTCAGGGCCTATTGTTCAAGGCGGGAGGAAGATAATTGCCCATGGAGACTACATGCTTCTACAACATATGATATGTGCACTGTAGTGGTAATTATTCAGCATaaataatttttgtttttttaaatatttATTCTATTATGTTGGTGTAGCTTAATAGGGATGTTAATCTTTTGTAGGTGAAGAAGAACCCATATGCTCATCAGTGCTCTAGtacaaggaggaagaagaaggtcaaGAATGCCACCAAGCATTGGGTATGTGCTAAAGTTAAGGACTGGCTCATTGAGGATGGATCACTTGGTGCAATGGAGTTGAAAAAGAAGCTTAAAGAACACTACAAGGTGAGTGTCCACTACAAGAGGGTGTGGATGGGTAAAGAGCTAGCATTGAGGCATATTTATGGTGACTGGGACAATAGCTTTGACAATTTGTATAGGTTTAAGGCACAAGTTGAGAGCACTTGCCCTGATAGCGTAGTAGTGATAGATCATCACACAATAAATGGGAAGATCAGATTTAAAAGTTTTTTCTTTGCCTTGAAACCATGCATTGATGGGTTCATAAATGGTTGTAGGCCATACTTAGCAATAGATAGCACTTTCCTGACAGGCAAGTTTAAGGGGCAGTTAGCTAGTGCTTCAGCTGTTGATGGCCACAATTGGTTATTTCCTGTTTGCTTTAGAGTTTTTGATTCTGAAACAAATGATAATTGGAAATGGTTCGTGGAGAGAGTTAGAGAGGCCATAGGATCACCAAGGGCTTTAACCATATGCACTGATGCTGGCCAAGCAGTGATGTCAGGGGTAGGTGATGTGTTCCCAGAGGCAGAACATAGGGAATGTATGTTTCACTTGGTGTCcaattttaagaaaaaaattcATGG
It encodes:
- the LOC136465566 gene encoding uncharacterized protein, whose protein sequence is MEGLIMLAQNQAGSLKDLTNYKDLLEEIVEKYPPGYLEVAHLQYYDHDMKEFPEVHSDQDLLSMYEKNSKTKAATKNVAEDEDRYLCNPVPENEHVGVDDEVMYLEKIPCEDTNMAIIVHKDQDKEKVESEDKDEDEDEDEDEDEDEDEDEDEDADADEDELEIESGTELEDGQELVGHEVEHIPNKEYNKEDPPMVVGSTYPSMAEFKIALSQHAIKREFEYNTEKSAPSRFRAYCSRREEDNCPWRLHASTTYDMCTVVVKKNPYAHQCSSTRRKKKVKNATKHWVCAKVKDWLIEDGSLGAMELKKKLKEHYKVSVHYKRVWMGKELALRHIYGDWDNSFDNLYRFKAQVESTCPDSVVVIDHHTINGKIRFKSFFFALKPCIDGFINGCRPYLAIDSTFLTGKFKGQLASASAVDGHNWLFPVCFRVFDSETNDNWKWFVERVREAIGSPRALTICTDAGQAVMSGVGDVFPEAEHRECMFHLVSNFKKKIHGKVFDDHLWAAAYSWNPYLFEKHWAAMEAAKPSATNYLRKWHTRLWTRSQFSTISKVDYVTNNLAESFNNWIKHHKSLNLDDLMDKLRQMLMIKWNQRRKIAMKLDGWILPPHN